GGCCGCGACCGACGTTCAGAACTGGTGAGCAGTCGCTGTGCGAGTTCGACGACTAGTGGCGTGTCCGCCGAATCGGCGGCGCCCCGACTCAGACCTGCTGTTCCTCGGCCGTCTCGTCTTTGAGACGTTCGATCGTGTCGTTGATCAAGATGACGTCGCCGACCGCGCGGACCCACCGGTACGGGATCATCACTCCCTTGCCCGGCTCGATCCGGCTGGCGAACAGCTCCTCGCTCAACTGCGACAGCGCGAGCCCGGTGACGGCCTGCGCGTCCAGGTCGAGGCGGACGTCCTCGACCTCCCCCACGAAGACGCCGTTGTTGGAGTAGACCTCCCGACCGACGAGGGTCGTGATCTCCTGCGGCGTCGCGTCTGCGTGCATACGGCGTCCTGCGGCGCGGCGGGTCTTAAAATCGTTCCTCGGTCACGGACGTGCGTCCGACGCGCGACCGACGACCGGCTCGCGGCCGTACCGCGACCGGACTACTCGGGTGCGATAGCCTCGATCGGATGCTCGGCTGGTTCGCCCAACAGGGCGTCCAACTGCTCACAGCAGGAGGTACCCGAAGCCAGCACGCGCCCCGCGTCGCCGAACTGCTCGGCGAGCGGTTCACCCACGTCCATCGACAGCGTGTAGTACGCCGACTTGTAGCCGAAACTCCCCGCCATCCCGCAACACTCCGTGTCGCTCGTCGTCACCTCGTAGCCGAGTCGTTCCAGCACCGCGACAGTGTGGCCCTCGAGGCCGAGCGTGCGCTGCTGACAGTGGGCGTGGTACGCCACCCGCTCGCCGTCGCCGTCGGTCAGGCCGCCGGGGTCGGCGCCGTTCTCCAGCAACCCGAACACGTACTCCAGCACCTCGTAGCTGTTCGTGGCGAGGCGGTCGGCGTCGTCCTCGTCGATTAGCTTCCCGTACTCGCGGTCGAACGCCGCCAGGTCGCTGGGCTCGATCACGACCACGTCGCGCCCGGCGTCGATCGCTGGAGCGAGTGCGTCCACACACCGCCGTGCCTTCCGCCGGGCCGTCTCGACCATCCCCTGCGAGAGCGGAGCGCGACCGCTGCCAACCGCCGCCGAGGCGGGAACGTGGACGCGGACGCCGAGCGCCTCCAGCGCGCGAACCGCCGCCTTCCCCCGGTCGACGGCGACGTGGTTCGTGTACACGTCGGGGTACACCACCGCCTCGCGGCGGGCCACTCCTTCGCTCACCCGCGGGCCGCCGCGGGCGTCGAACCAGTCGACGAGCGTCTCGCGCTCGAACGACGGGAGGTCGCGTTCGCGGGCGACGCCGAGCCAGCGGTCCATCGCGGCGCGTACCGGCCCGAGGTCCGCGCCCCAGTTCGACAGCGGCGCCGTCGCGCTCCCCAGTTTCGCCAGCGTCTCGAAGTTGCCGAACAGCCGCTTGGCCGGGTCGAGTCCGGCGGGTTCGTCGTCTGGGGTGAGCCCTTCGACGAGCGGGTCGAACGTGCCGGGGTCGGCGCCGCGGTTGATGCGGTCGCGGACGACGGTGTTGATCCACGGGATGTCGATCTCGACGGGACACGCCGGGACACAGCGGGTACAGCCCGTACAGAGGTCGTTGAACTCGGCGGCGGTGTCGAGCCCTTCGACGCCGGCCTCCCACCCGGTCGCGATGCCACCGGAGTACGTCTCGCCGCCGAAGGCGTGGCCG
The DNA window shown above is from Halobaculum marinum and carries:
- a CDS encoding PRC-barrel domain-containing protein, with the protein product MHADATPQEITTLVGREVYSNNGVFVGEVEDVRLDLDAQAVTGLALSQLSEELFASRIEPGKGVMIPYRWVRAVGDVILINDTIERLKDETAEEQQV
- a CDS encoding LUD domain-containing protein produces the protein MSKPDSRSETARRIEHLLETEGDSVAENTRGFNRGRIDSTADLDDYEALKREARGIKEDAIERLPDLLDDLREAVEARGGHLYVADDAADANAYVSAVVDGGNVVKSKSMTTEELELNAALEADGARVTETDLGEWVLQLADEAPSHIVGPAIHKSRESIADLFAESFDLPPDDRPETAEELTRFARDELLAEIREADVGVTGANFLTADSGTVALVTSEGNARKTAVVPDTHVAVAGVEKVIPSVEDLAPFVELIGRSGTGQDITSYVSLLTPPTPSPPVDFADPDEPMAASGTASGDGATEPHPDREFHLVLVDNGRLAMREDDDLRETLYCIRCGACSNSCGNFQSVGGHAFGGETYSGGIATGWEAGVEGLDTAAEFNDLCTGCTRCVPACPVEIDIPWINTVVRDRINRGADPGTFDPLVEGLTPDDEPAGLDPAKRLFGNFETLAKLGSATAPLSNWGADLGPVRAAMDRWLGVARERDLPSFERETLVDWFDARGGPRVSEGVARREAVVYPDVYTNHVAVDRGKAAVRALEALGVRVHVPASAAVGSGRAPLSQGMVETARRKARRCVDALAPAIDAGRDVVVIEPSDLAAFDREYGKLIDEDDADRLATNSYEVLEYVFGLLENGADPGGLTDGDGERVAYHAHCQQRTLGLEGHTVAVLERLGYEVTTSDTECCGMAGSFGYKSAYYTLSMDVGEPLAEQFGDAGRVLASGTSCCEQLDALLGEPAEHPIEAIAPE